From a region of the Apibacter sp. B3706 genome:
- a CDS encoding ribonuclease domain-containing protein codes for MKIKKQPFFYSLFFSVLIIISLILSYNLSTKKLNVGQFNIEQLSSEDIVINYIKIHHSLPNYYIKRLDARKAGWKPEKGNLCQILPGKIIGGDIFKNRENKIPSKKGRKWTEADLNYKCGMRGADRVIFSNDGLIFVTYDHYKTFQQR; via the coding sequence ATGAAAATTAAAAAACAACCCTTTTTTTATAGTCTTTTCTTTAGTGTTTTAATAATAATTTCCTTAATCCTTAGTTATAACCTTTCAACTAAAAAATTAAATGTTGGGCAATTTAATATAGAACAGCTAAGTTCAGAAGATATTGTTATAAATTATATAAAAATACATCATTCCTTACCAAATTATTATATTAAAAGATTAGATGCGCGTAAAGCCGGTTGGAAACCCGAAAAAGGTAATTTATGTCAAATACTCCCGGGTAAAATAATTGGCGGGGATATATTTAAAAATAGAGAAAATAAGATTCCATCGAAAAAGGGAAGAAAATGGACGGAAGCCGATTTAAATTATAAATGCGGTATGAGAGGTGCCGATCGTGTTATTTTTTCGAATGATGGACTAATTTTTGTAACTTATGACCATTATAAGACTTTTCAACAAAGATGA
- a CDS encoding barstar family protein: protein MKTVSFDFQSISSLPKFYRVFQKKFGLDSHTANNLDGLWDTLTGIIELPVKINFQNLDLDKLQKFKQLITLFEEAEKETDRELLFSYFLSN from the coding sequence ATGAAAACAGTTTCTTTTGATTTCCAATCTATTTCTTCTTTACCTAAATTTTACCGAGTTTTTCAAAAAAAATTCGGCCTTGATTCTCATACGGCCAATAATTTGGACGGACTTTGGGATACGCTTACCGGTATTATTGAGTTGCCTGTAAAAATTAATTTCCAAAACTTAGATTTAGATAAACTCCAAAAGTTTAAACAATTAATTACCTTATTTGAAGAAGCTGAAAAAGAAACTGATAGAGAACTCTTGTTTTCTTATTTTTTATCCAACTAA
- a CDS encoding YegP family protein: MFEIFKDKSGAFRFRLKAKNGQIILASEGYTQKTNCQKGVSSVKRNSKNEDRFELKQSTNKKWFFNLKAGNGQIVGTSELYDNETNAKNGVKSVMNNAPTAETVDLSK; encoded by the coding sequence ATGTTTGAAATTTTTAAAGACAAATCAGGTGCTTTTCGATTTAGACTGAAAGCAAAAAACGGGCAAATTATCCTGGCAAGTGAAGGATACACCCAAAAAACAAATTGTCAAAAAGGTGTTAGTTCTGTAAAAAGAAATTCTAAAAACGAAGATCGTTTTGAATTGAAACAGTCCACTAACAAAAAATGGTTCTTTAACTTAAAAGCCGGTAACGGACAAATAGTAGGAACCAGCGAGCTTTATGACAATGAAACTAATGCTAAGAATGGTGTAAAATCAGTAATGAACAATGCCCCGACAGCAGAAACGGTTGATTTATCTAAATAG
- a CDS encoding TrmH family RNA methyltransferase yields MYIESNKNPKIKNLVKLLEKSKERKSQRKFIVEGKNENFFALKNGFVPIEFYIQPHIFQDSITLPSSAIKYEVSQSVYDKIAYRKLSEGILGVYEYKTYELDQIKLPNRPFILVIESIEKPGNLGAICRSADAFGVDMVVVCEEKADLYNPNVLRSSVGSFFNIPIISTNNANIYDFLIKMGVPIYATYMTETSKIIQNVDFTQSAAVIFGTEHSGISDFWKDKIKENILIPMKGQIDSLNVSNAVAIVCYEVERQKIMLNKHL; encoded by the coding sequence ATGTATATAGAAAGTAATAAAAATCCAAAAATAAAGAATTTAGTAAAATTATTAGAAAAAAGTAAAGAAAGGAAAAGTCAAAGGAAATTCATTGTTGAAGGCAAAAACGAAAATTTTTTCGCCTTAAAAAATGGTTTTGTTCCTATTGAATTTTACATACAACCACATATTTTTCAAGATTCTATAACACTTCCTTCTTCCGCTATAAAATATGAAGTATCACAATCTGTTTATGATAAGATCGCTTATAGGAAACTATCTGAAGGCATACTGGGGGTTTATGAATATAAGACCTATGAATTAGACCAAATAAAATTACCGAATCGCCCATTTATCCTGGTTATTGAATCAATTGAAAAACCGGGTAATCTTGGGGCAATATGCAGGTCAGCAGATGCGTTTGGTGTAGATATGGTTGTAGTATGTGAAGAAAAAGCAGATCTGTATAATCCCAATGTACTACGGTCATCGGTAGGAAGTTTTTTTAATATTCCTATTATATCAACAAATAATGCAAATATATATGATTTTCTTATAAAAATGGGTGTGCCAATTTATGCTACTTATATGACTGAAACCTCAAAAATTATACAAAATGTTGATTTTACCCAATCAGCTGCAGTCATATTTGGAACAGAGCATTCCGGTATTTCTGATTTTTGGAAAGATAAAATAAAAGAAAATATACTAATTCCTATGAAAGGACAAATAGATTCATTAAATGTAAGCAATGCAGTTGCAATTGTTTGTTATGAAGTGGAAAGACAAAAAATCATGTTAAACAAGCACTTATGA
- a CDS encoding polyprenol monophosphomannose synthase — translation MSDKKLVIIPTYNEIENIEDIISCVFSLEEDFDILIVDDSSPDGTGETVADLIPTYSNRLFLEVRSTKNGLGRAYIHGFKWALQKGYDYIFEMDADFSHNPNDLIKLYRACKNGADLAVGSRYCQGVNVVNWPMNRVLLSFFASKYVRLITGLPINDSTAGFVCFTRKVLEELPLDQVELVGYGFQIEMKFRAYCKKFKIVEIPIIFTDRTKGKSKMSGAIISEAVFGVIKMKFMSLLGRL, via the coding sequence GTGTCCGATAAAAAACTAGTCATAATTCCTACATACAATGAAATTGAAAACATTGAAGATATCATTTCATGTGTGTTTAGCCTGGAAGAGGATTTCGATATATTGATTGTAGATGATTCTTCTCCTGATGGCACAGGAGAGACGGTTGCCGACTTAATTCCAACATATTCCAATCGTCTTTTTTTAGAAGTTCGAAGTACTAAAAATGGCTTGGGAAGAGCCTATATTCATGGTTTTAAATGGGCATTGCAAAAGGGATATGATTATATTTTTGAAATGGATGCTGACTTTTCACATAATCCTAATGATTTAATTAAACTGTATCGGGCTTGTAAAAATGGAGCAGATTTAGCTGTTGGTTCTCGTTATTGCCAGGGTGTTAATGTAGTTAATTGGCCGATGAATCGGGTGCTACTTTCTTTTTTTGCCTCTAAATATGTGCGTTTGATTACCGGATTGCCCATTAACGATTCTACTGCCGGTTTTGTATGTTTCACTCGAAAAGTATTGGAGGAATTACCTCTAGATCAAGTGGAATTAGTAGGATATGGCTTTCAAATTGAAATGAAATTTAGAGCGTATTGCAAAAAATTTAAAATTGTAGAAATTCCTATTATATTTACAGACCGAACTAAAGGAAAATCGAAGATGAGTGGAGCCATCATCAGTGAAGCTGTTTTCGGAGTAATTAAAATGAAATTTATGTCTTTATTAGGAAGATTATGA
- a CDS encoding pyridoxal phosphate-dependent aminotransferase — MNLLSDRVNRLSYSQTFVMSNKARELKAQGINVISLTLGEPDFEIPEFVRESAIKAINDGVKSYTPVPGYLELRKAIANKFKRDNNLEYKPDQIVVSNGGKQSIINVLLSIINDGDEVIVPAPYWVSYYEMVKLAGGENIVVTTTIDTDFKITPEQLENAITPKTKAFLFSSPCNPSGTVYTKEELYALAKVLEKHPNVIIISDEIYEYINYEGKHESIAQFPEVFNQTVTINGVSKSYAMTGWRIGYLGGPKWLTDACDKIQGQMTSGANCIAQMASITAIEADPSVINYMIDGFKKRRELIYNLLHEIPGFKVNKPAGAFYFFPDVSFYFGKTIQGHKITNSDDFALLLLEKAHVATVGGVCFGDSNCIRLSYAASEKDLIEALKRIKNTLS, encoded by the coding sequence ATTAAAAGCTCAAGGAATCAATGTTATTAGCTTAACTTTGGGAGAGCCTGATTTTGAAATTCCTGAATTTGTAAGGGAATCTGCCATCAAAGCGATTAATGATGGTGTTAAATCCTACACACCCGTTCCCGGATATCTTGAATTAAGAAAAGCTATTGCTAATAAATTTAAAAGAGACAATAATTTAGAATATAAACCTGATCAAATAGTAGTTTCGAACGGAGGAAAACAGTCTATTATTAATGTATTGCTTTCAATCATTAATGATGGAGATGAAGTAATCGTTCCTGCTCCTTATTGGGTAAGCTATTATGAAATGGTTAAACTTGCCGGAGGGGAAAATATTGTGGTAACTACTACCATTGACACTGATTTTAAAATCACACCCGAACAGCTTGAGAATGCTATAACTCCAAAAACCAAAGCGTTTTTATTCAGCTCTCCATGTAATCCTTCGGGAACCGTCTATACTAAAGAGGAATTATATGCCTTAGCTAAGGTATTGGAAAAGCATCCTAACGTAATTATTATTTCTGATGAAATATATGAATATATAAATTACGAAGGAAAACACGAAAGTATAGCTCAATTTCCTGAAGTTTTTAATCAGACTGTAACAATTAACGGCGTTTCCAAATCGTATGCCATGACAGGTTGGAGAATTGGATATTTAGGAGGCCCAAAATGGCTTACTGATGCTTGTGATAAAATTCAAGGACAAATGACCTCAGGAGCAAATTGTATTGCTCAAATGGCATCTATAACAGCTATTGAAGCTGATCCTTCAGTTATTAATTATATGATTGACGGTTTTAAAAAGAGAAGGGAGCTTATATACAATTTATTGCACGAAATTCCGGGATTTAAAGTTAATAAACCGGCCGGAGCATTTTATTTCTTTCCTGATGTATCTTTTTATTTTGGAAAGACTATTCAAGGACATAAGATTACAAATTCCGACGATTTTGCTTTATTATTATTAGAAAAAGCACATGTAGCAACAGTGGGTGGTGTATGTTTTGGAGACAGTAATTGCATACGATTATCGTATGCGGCTTCTGAAAAAGATCTTATTGAAGCTTTAAAAAGAATTAAAAATACCCTATCGTAA